A window of the Dryobates pubescens isolate bDryPub1 chromosome 36, bDryPub1.pri, whole genome shotgun sequence genome harbors these coding sequences:
- the DCAKD gene encoding dephospho-CoA kinase domain-containing protein — MFLVGLTGGIASGKSTVVAVLRELGCAVIDADAVAREVVQPHCKAYQQIVSSFGTEILLGNGEINREALGSIIFSQPQKRQLLNSITHPEIQKEMLKQILKYFVLGYRYVILDIPLLFETNRLTKFMKYTVLVYCDPPTQLARLMRRSGLARAEAEARLAAQLPLEEKRRLASWVIDNSGEREATRRQVLRLHARLQGSLHFLWARLAAGALAAGLAALGYLLLRRLGS, encoded by the exons ATGTTCCTGGTGGGGCTCACGGGTGGCATCGCGTCGGGGAAGAGCACGGTGGTGGCCGtgctgcgggagctgggctgtgccgtGATCGATGCCGATGCCGTCGCCAGAGAGG TGGTGCAGCCCCACTGCAAGGCCTACCAGCAGATTGTGAGCTCCTTTGGCACCGAGATCCTCCTGGGGAACGGGGAGATAAACCGCGAGGCTCTGGGGAGCATCATCTTCTCCCAGCCGCAGAAACGGCAGCTGCTGAACTCCATCACCCACCCCGAGATCCAGAAGGAGATGCTGAAGCAGATCTTGAAGTACTTTGTCTTAG GCTACCGCTACGTCATCCTCGACATCCCTCTGCTCTTCGAGACCAACAGGCTGACCAAGTTCATGAAGTACACTGTCCTGGTCTACTG cgaCCCCCCGACGCAGCTGGCACGGCTGATGCGCAGGAGCGGGCTGGCGCGGGCGGAGGCCGAGGCTCGGCTGGCCGCGCAGCTGCCGCTGGAGGAGAAGCGCAGGTTGGCCTCCTGGGTCATCGACAACTCCGGGGAGCGGGAGGCCACCCGGCGGCAGGTGCTGCGGCTGCACGCCCGCCTGCAGGGGTCGCTGCACTTCCTCTGGGCACGCCTGGCCGCGGGCGCGCTGGCGGCCGGCCTCGCCGCGCTGGGCTACCTGCTGCTCCGGCGCCTCGGCTCCTAG